A single genomic interval of Nostoc commune NIES-4072 harbors:
- a CDS encoding type I polyketide synthase, with translation MTVKLAIVGMEAFFGTCYGLDKFERSIYDATQYFIPIPPIRRQDIQAKLPTLEEEDYHNNQALLGAYIQDLEIDAFHFKIPPNDIDKHDPKQLLMLKVIDQALRDAKLDQKQKRLQMAIVAVINENQVNQLDRKLVETGDNDNILSEKTNTVFQKISTLWNTSGPNFVVNAKENSVFEALEIAKTLLTVGPVDCVVVSAVNFAGVDCVMSGKPTLSYDYNASGSIVGEGAGAIVLKRYEKAKHDRDRIYAVIDAVSHLYESSTNPAESVKQSCQKAFAKAGVSPVDIGYLEVFAGGNEQQDHAEIQGLIEAYQVPNSELSCAIGSVKANIGHTYIASGIASLIKTALCLYNRYIPATPQWTSPKNPEIWQDSPFYVATESRPWFLNSAQTTRVAAINSLASDGTYAHIILSEDSGSQDCNHRYLEQSPFYLFPIAANNQSGLLEQLETLEQTIKNSCSLSTVASQTFATFQNNPQAIYALAMVGHNQDELLREIQRGRKGIANAFACGKDWKSPSGSYFTAKPQGKQGHIAFIYPGAFNSYIGMGRKLFYFFPKIFERATSFVSQPNLFFREKLLYPRSLNQISKRQLEDIEAKLLDDPLSMQVSGTGFSVLLTHILRDYFQIQPQAAFGYSMGESTMLYSLNVWTSGDNVNKFVHSSELFQTRLVGAKKTVRDYWGLPENLHEDEAVWHSYVLMAPLSSVVSRLKQETQVYLTNINTPNEVVIAGEPQACQRVIADLNCDAFRAPADLVLHCEPMASEYDQLIKLNSSPTQNVSGINFYSSANYDLMPLDKESLAHRVSQGFCQRVDFPRLLNQVYEDGARIFIEVGPGNTCSRWIADNLQQKEHVTISINRRGADEYTTIVKALAQLLSHRASVDLSPLYCTRAESSNQKKSFLRNINLEKYPLMPTSLSVNNNKSDENLDSIHLSQSTISVSKKSSNVIFDQADILEFAQGQVSKVLGKDYEIIDPYPRRVRLPSPPYLFISRVNKIEGVRGEYGYGFVQTEYDLPSDAWFAVDGQIPIGIYEEAGQGFLLLLGYLGTDFDNQGQRSFRLLDLTATFLSDQPEDIKTMRYDVKINSAVKTASNLVVFFSGECFLNEKLFLKISGGCAGLFSDEELEQGQGIIFTERDEKERSQIQKQSFQPLLSCQKLTFDHQDLLHLTQGNIAACFGTNYQQDGLNPSLRLPSEKLLMFDKVLSVDPQGGAAGLGLVIGTKTVEPNDWYFLCHFKNDPTMPGSLMVEGSCQLLQFYLLFLGLQTCTKNARFQAIAQLPQIVRFRGQVTPAFSTLTYRLEVIEMERSPNPFAIANVEIIYGNKTIAYIKNLGIQLSEKNIKP, from the coding sequence ATGACAGTAAAACTAGCAATTGTAGGCATGGAAGCATTTTTTGGTACGTGTTATGGATTAGATAAATTTGAGCGTAGTATTTACGATGCGACTCAGTATTTTATTCCTATTCCTCCTATACGCCGTCAAGACATACAGGCAAAGCTACCAACACTGGAAGAAGAGGACTATCATAACAATCAAGCATTGTTGGGAGCTTATATCCAGGATTTGGAAATCGATGCGTTTCATTTCAAAATCCCGCCTAACGACATAGACAAACACGATCCTAAGCAATTGTTAATGCTAAAGGTGATTGATCAAGCTTTAAGAGATGCAAAGTTAGACCAAAAGCAAAAAAGATTGCAAATGGCTATTGTTGCTGTCATTAACGAAAACCAAGTTAATCAACTTGATAGAAAGTTGGTTGAAACTGGAGATAATGACAACATTCTTAGTGAAAAAACAAATACTGTTTTCCAAAAAATTTCTACTTTATGGAATACTTCAGGGCCTAACTTTGTTGTCAATGCTAAAGAGAATTCCGTTTTTGAGGCGCTAGAAATAGCAAAAACGTTGCTTACTGTCGGCCCAGTAGATTGTGTGGTGGTAAGTGCTGTGAATTTTGCTGGTGTTGATTGTGTGATGTCTGGCAAACCAACCCTCAGTTATGATTATAATGCCAGTGGCTCGATAGTCGGTGAAGGAGCCGGAGCTATAGTTTTAAAGCGATATGAAAAAGCCAAGCACGATCGCGATCGCATTTATGCAGTAATTGACGCGGTTAGTCACCTATACGAAAGTTCAACTAATCCAGCCGAATCAGTTAAACAATCTTGCCAGAAAGCTTTTGCCAAAGCCGGAGTTAGCCCCGTAGACATCGGCTACCTAGAAGTGTTTGCCGGTGGAAATGAACAGCAGGATCACGCAGAAATCCAGGGTTTAATCGAAGCTTATCAAGTTCCTAACTCCGAATTGAGTTGTGCGATCGGCAGTGTCAAGGCTAACATCGGACACACTTATATTGCCTCTGGGATCGCCAGCTTGATTAAAACTGCTCTTTGTCTATACAACCGTTACATTCCTGCAACACCGCAGTGGACTAGCCCGAAAAACCCCGAAATTTGGCAAGACAGCCCTTTTTATGTCGCTACTGAATCTAGACCCTGGTTTTTAAATTCAGCACAAACAACAAGAGTAGCTGCTATAAATAGCCTAGCTAGCGATGGAACTTATGCACACATAATTTTATCAGAAGACTCCGGCTCACAAGATTGCAACCATAGGTACTTAGAACAAAGTCCCTTCTATCTTTTCCCGATCGCTGCTAATAATCAATCTGGATTACTAGAGCAACTTGAGACATTAGAACAGACTATTAAAAATAGTTGCTCTTTGTCTACCGTTGCTAGTCAGACCTTTGCCACCTTTCAAAATAATCCACAGGCCATTTATGCTTTAGCGATGGTTGGACACAACCAAGACGAATTGCTTCGAGAAATCCAGCGCGGACGTAAGGGCATCGCCAATGCCTTTGCTTGCGGGAAAGACTGGAAAAGCCCATCAGGAAGCTATTTCACCGCCAAGCCCCAAGGTAAACAGGGTCATATCGCTTTTATTTACCCAGGTGCCTTTAATTCCTACATTGGCATGGGTCGGAAACTTTTCTACTTCTTTCCCAAAATTTTTGAACGCGCTACTAGTTTCGTTTCTCAACCTAACCTATTTTTTCGTGAGAAATTACTCTATCCCAGAAGTCTCAATCAAATATCTAAAAGGCAGCTAGAAGATATAGAAGCAAAATTACTCGATGATCCGCTATCGATGCAGGTTTCTGGAACAGGTTTTTCAGTATTGTTAACCCACATATTGAGAGATTATTTCCAAATTCAACCTCAAGCTGCCTTTGGTTACAGTATGGGCGAAAGCACCATGCTGTATTCCTTGAATGTTTGGACTAGTGGCGACAATGTTAACAAATTTGTTCATTCATCAGAACTGTTTCAAACACGCTTAGTAGGTGCGAAAAAAACAGTCCGAGATTATTGGGGCTTACCCGAAAATCTACATGAAGACGAAGCTGTGTGGCATAGTTATGTTCTTATGGCTCCACTATCTAGCGTTGTCTCTCGCCTCAAACAAGAAACTCAAGTTTATTTGACAAATATTAATACGCCAAATGAAGTTGTGATAGCTGGAGAACCCCAAGCCTGTCAGAGAGTAATAGCAGATTTGAATTGCGATGCTTTCCGCGCACCTGCTGACTTAGTACTCCATTGTGAACCGATGGCTAGTGAATACGATCAGCTAATTAAACTGAACTCTTCACCAACTCAAAATGTCTCAGGGATTAATTTTTATTCTTCAGCTAATTATGATTTAATGCCCCTTGATAAAGAATCTCTGGCTCATCGTGTTAGCCAAGGATTTTGTCAGCGCGTTGATTTTCCACGACTGCTTAACCAGGTCTATGAAGATGGAGCTAGAATATTCATTGAAGTTGGCCCTGGTAACACCTGTTCCCGATGGATTGCTGATAATCTCCAGCAAAAAGAACACGTTACTATTTCCATCAATCGTAGAGGAGCCGATGAGTATACTACTATTGTTAAAGCTTTGGCACAACTTTTAAGTCATCGCGCCTCTGTTGATTTGTCACCACTGTACTGTACAAGAGCAGAAAGTAGCAATCAAAAGAAATCTTTTCTTAGAAATATCAACTTAGAAAAGTATCCATTGATGCCTACAAGTTTGAGTGTAAACAATAACAAAAGCGATGAAAATTTAGATTCAATCCACCTATCTCAAAGTACTATTTCTGTCTCGAAAAAGTCTAGTAACGTTATATTTGATCAAGCTGATATACTTGAGTTTGCCCAAGGACAAGTTTCAAAAGTATTGGGTAAAGATTATGAAATTATTGACCCTTATCCAAGACGAGTAAGGCTTCCCAGTCCTCCATATCTGTTTATCAGCCGTGTAAACAAAATTGAAGGCGTCAGAGGTGAGTATGGTTATGGTTTTGTCCAAACTGAATACGATCTGCCTTCTGATGCTTGGTTTGCTGTTGATGGTCAAATTCCTATAGGAATATATGAAGAAGCAGGTCAAGGTTTCTTACTTTTACTTGGTTACTTGGGAACTGATTTCGATAATCAAGGGCAACGGTCATTTCGCTTACTAGATTTAACTGCTACATTTCTCAGTGACCAGCCAGAAGACATCAAAACTATGCGTTACGATGTTAAAATCAACTCTGCTGTGAAAACTGCATCAAACTTGGTCGTTTTTTTTAGTGGCGAGTGTTTTCTTAACGAAAAATTATTTCTAAAAATTTCTGGAGGTTGTGCAGGATTATTTTCTGATGAAGAATTGGAGCAAGGACAAGGTATTATTTTTACTGAGCGAGACGAAAAAGAAAGAAGCCAAATTCAGAAACAGTCTTTTCAACCGTTACTATCGTGTCAAAAACTTACTTTTGATCATCAAGATTTACTTCATTTAACTCAAGGAAATATTGCTGCTTGCTTCGGTACTAATTATCAACAAGATGGCTTAAATCCATCACTGCGATTACCCTCAGAGAAGCTGTTGATGTTTGATAAGGTGTTATCTGTTGATCCTCAAGGAGGAGCTGCGGGATTAGGTTTAGTCATTGGTACAAAAACTGTAGAGCCAAATGACTGGTATTTTCTCTGTCACTTTAAAAATGACCCGACTATGCCCGGTAGCCTCATGGTTGAAGGTAGCTGTCAACTATTGCAATTTTATCTGCTATTTTTGGGATTACAAACTTGCACTAAAAATGCTAGATTTCAAGCTATTGCTCAACTTCCACAAATAGTGCGCTTTCGTGGACAAGTTACGCCAGCTTTTAGTACTTTAACCTATCGATTAGAAGTGATTGAAATGGAGCGATCGCCTAACCCCTTTGCTATAGCTAATGTCGAAATTATTTATGGTAATAAAACAATTGCTTATATCAAAAATTTGGGGATACAGTTATCTGAAAAAAATATAAAGCCATAA
- a CDS encoding SDR family NAD(P)-dependent oxidoreductase, with the protein MNTNAKIDSSSVILVSGGGRGVTAQCVIQLAKQYQCKFILLGRSKLVKTEPEWAKDCFDEAELKKRIMQDLIAQNEKPTPLKVKQVFNHLLAQREIAKTISTIQQTGGQVEYLSVNITNSSALQAEVAPVVQRLGRITGIIHGAGNLADKLIENKTEEDFDIVYTTKIEGLESLLSCVDPSQLDCIILFSSFVAFYGNPGQSDYALANEILNKTAYLLQRKYPYCRVVSIGWGPWDGGMVTPQLKKVFAQQDIELIPLEVGAQILVDELKSAHNGIAQTLVMSNPIVAQPKQLNSELQSFRVSRQLKLTANPFVYDHVIGGNPVLPAMCSIAWIANTCEQLYPGYKFFSCSNYKVLKGIIFDNTLAREYFLDLKEISKTDTGEIDFEVLLWSESAKAIPHYHYSTKIKVVQHIPSSDTYESFNHSQDPETLRLLPYENGALFHGLSFKGLKRILNITPEKLTAQCCLDKVEIKKQGQFPLQTFNPYTGDILFQCLVVWVRHFDNLASLPLQVQRLEQFKAIPFDEEFYVSVEVISRSETNIFANITAHDAQGQIYVHISQMQVTASARLNLLFLQNYCLAREN; encoded by the coding sequence ATGAACACAAACGCCAAGATTGATTCATCATCGGTTATTCTTGTCAGTGGTGGCGGTAGAGGAGTGACAGCACAATGTGTTATCCAACTAGCGAAGCAATATCAGTGCAAATTTATCTTACTAGGTCGCTCCAAACTTGTCAAAACTGAACCAGAATGGGCTAAAGATTGCTTCGATGAAGCTGAGTTAAAAAAGCGTATTATGCAGGATTTAATTGCCCAAAATGAGAAACCTACACCGTTAAAAGTTAAACAAGTATTCAATCATTTATTAGCTCAACGAGAAATTGCAAAAACAATCTCTACCATTCAGCAAACTGGAGGGCAGGTAGAATATCTCAGTGTAAATATTACCAATAGTTCTGCTTTACAGGCAGAAGTAGCACCAGTAGTTCAGCGTTTAGGACGAATTACAGGAATTATTCATGGGGCTGGAAATTTAGCAGATAAATTAATTGAGAATAAAACAGAAGAGGATTTTGATATCGTTTACACTACCAAAATAGAAGGTTTAGAAAGCTTACTTAGCTGTGTAGACCCCAGTCAATTAGATTGCATCATTTTGTTTTCCTCGTTTGTTGCTTTTTACGGTAATCCAGGTCAATCAGATTATGCATTAGCTAATGAAATACTTAATAAAACAGCCTACCTACTCCAGAGGAAATATCCGTATTGTCGCGTAGTTTCTATAGGTTGGGGGCCTTGGGATGGTGGTATGGTTACGCCACAATTAAAGAAAGTATTCGCTCAACAAGATATAGAACTAATTCCTTTAGAAGTTGGTGCCCAGATATTAGTTGATGAATTGAAGTCTGCTCATAATGGAATTGCACAAACTCTGGTAATGAGTAACCCAATTGTCGCCCAACCCAAGCAGCTAAATTCGGAATTACAATCATTTCGTGTGTCTCGTCAATTAAAATTAACAGCTAACCCTTTTGTATACGATCACGTAATTGGCGGTAATCCCGTTTTGCCAGCCATGTGTAGCATTGCGTGGATTGCAAATACTTGTGAGCAACTCTACCCAGGTTACAAATTTTTCAGTTGTAGCAATTATAAAGTTCTCAAGGGAATTATTTTTGATAATACGTTGGCAAGAGAATACTTTTTAGATTTAAAAGAAATCAGTAAAACTGATACTGGAGAAATAGATTTTGAAGTACTACTATGGAGTGAAAGTGCTAAAGCTATACCTCATTATCATTACAGTACTAAAATAAAAGTTGTGCAGCACATCCCCTCATCTGATACTTATGAATCTTTTAATCACAGTCAAGACCCGGAAACTTTGAGGCTATTACCTTATGAAAATGGCGCATTATTTCATGGGTTAAGTTTTAAGGGATTAAAGCGGATTCTCAATATTACTCCCGAAAAACTGACTGCTCAATGTTGTTTAGATAAGGTTGAAATCAAAAAACAAGGTCAATTTCCTTTGCAAACATTTAATCCTTATACGGGAGATATTTTATTTCAGTGTTTAGTAGTTTGGGTGAGGCACTTTGATAATTTAGCTAGCTTGCCTTTACAAGTGCAAAGGCTAGAGCAATTTAAAGCCATTCCCTTCGATGAAGAATTTTATGTTTCCGTAGAAGTTATTTCAAGAAGTGAAACGAATATTTTTGCTAATATTACAGCACACGATGCTCAAGGCCAAATCTATGTTCATATATCGCAAATGCAGGTAACTGCAAGCGCTCGGCTAAACCTTCTGTTTTTACAAAACTATTGTTTAGCAAGAGAGAATTAA